A DNA window from Impatiens glandulifera chromosome 7, dImpGla2.1, whole genome shotgun sequence contains the following coding sequences:
- the LOC124945167 gene encoding uncharacterized protein LOC124945167, which yields MILDKGSKQSNLECFLDRTTPVTPSQFLPKSEIRNLNKLWHPWEREKVEFFRLSDLWNCYDEWSAYGAGVPITLDTGETLVQYYVPYLSAIQIFISTNGLREEIESICETRDSYSDSLSESESEKLSTWDGCSSQDGLSDQDCLWHVNDRLGTLYFQYFERSSPYGRVPLMEKICGLSQRYPGLMSLRNVDLSPASWMSVAWYPIYHIPMGRTIKDLSTGFLTYHTLSSCFQDMEVDEDCLGNRKEGEGMERIWLKPFGLATYKMQGNVWVSGKNGQDDQEKLATLFSVADSWLKQLKVQHHDFSYFVGFRNV from the exons ATGATTCTCGATAAAGGGTCTAAGCAATCCAACCTTGAATGTTTCCTTGATCGCACGACTCCGGTGACCCCTTCCCAATTTCTTCCCAAG aGCGAGATCAGAAATCTTAACAAGCTTTGGCATCCATGGGAGAGGGAAAAGGTTGAATTTTTCAGACTGTCGGATCTTTGGAATTGTTACGATGAATGGAGTGCTTATGGTGCTGGAGTTCCAATTACCTTAGACACGGGCGAAACCCTAGTTCAATACTATGTTCCTTATCTCTCTGCAATCCAAATCTTCATCAGCACAAACGGTTTAAG GGAAGAGATAGAGTCAATATGTGAGACAAGGGATTCGTATAGCGATTCATTAAGCGAAAGTGAGAGTGAGAAACTGTCAACATGGGATGGTTGTTCCTCTCAGGATGGATTGTCTGATCAAGATTGTCTATGGCATGTGAATGATAGACTTGGGACTCTTTATTTTCAGTATTTTGAAAGATCGTCACCTTATGGAAGAGTTCCTCTCATGGAGAAG ATTTGTGGACTATCACAAAGATACCCGGGATTAATGTCGTTAAGGAATGTAGATCTTTCACCGGCTAGTTGGATGTCGGTTGCTTG gtATCCAATTTACCATATTCCCATGGGAAGAACAATAAAGGATTTGTCGACGGGTTTCCTCACTTATCACACACTTTCATCTTGTTTTCAAG ATATGGAGGTTGATGAGGATTGTTTGGGGAATAGAAAGGAAGGAGAAGGGATGGAGAGGATATGGCTAAAGCCGTTTGGTTTAGCGACATACAAAATGCAAGGAAACGTGTGGGTCTCGGGGAAGAATGGGCAGGATGATCAAGAGAAGTTGGCTACGCTTTTCAGCGTGGCTGATTCTTGGTTGAAGCAGTTGAAGGTTCAACATCATGATTTTAGCTACTTTGTGGGATTTAGGAATGTTTGA
- the LOC124909613 gene encoding uncharacterized protein LOC124909613 — MFDSFFFGWRKASQCKKLIKRLSCRIKLLNNKRSSIIRQSRIDIAHLLKNNYRQIAFNRVEQLIMDERNVSAYNLLDHFCEFTLLHLPYIRHHKDIPNDINEAVSSLVYASARCGDLPELLVIRKLFSNRYGQTFALLSLQLLPGNLVNHQVKENLSLRCVSDEDKYKIMKEIISTSCLKIEAILAIDNCPWQEEIVTLIEPEYSSETADVTRIPDSRIDLNSQMVLDQDHKHHQDVEEIQSWTKQNGNCQEQRLFKFKSLSSPLFEPCMEKGSGKRLRRRPAVCRGLINGGDANNLSLKDVEYESYYGASFEEKRKFENKRKCRKKANL, encoded by the exons ATGTTTGACTCCTTCTTCTTCGGTTGGAGAAAAGCTTCACAATG CAAGAAGCTAATCAAGAGATTGAGTTGCCGTATCAAGCTTCTCAACAACAAGAGATCCTCTATTATACGCCAATCCCGAATCGACATAGCCCATCTTCTCAAGAACAACTATCGTCAAATCGCCTTTAATCGg gtTGAGCAGCTGATAAtggacgaaagaaacgtgtctgcTTATAATCTTCTCGACCATTTCTGCGAATtcactcttcttcatcttccttATATCCGCCATCACAA GGACATTCCGAATGACATAAACGAGGCGGTTTCCAGTTTAGTATATGCATCGGCTAGATGCGGCGATCTGCCTGAGCTTCTGGTAATTCGCAAGCTATTTTCTAACCGTTATGGACAAACCTTTGCACTTCTGTCACTCCAATTACTGCCCGGAAACCTAGTCAACCATCAG GTAAAAGAAAATCTTTCTTTAAGATGTGTTTCGGATGAAGACAAGTATAAAATAATGAAGGAAATCATATCAACGAGCTGTCTCAAAATTGAAGCAATATTGGCCATAGACAATTGTCCATGGCAGGAAGAAATAGTTACATTGATTGAGCCCGAGTACTCATCTGAAACTGCCGATGTCACTCGCATTCCTGATTCTAGAATCGATCTTAACTCTCAAATGGTCTTAGATCAAGATCATAAACATCATCAAGATGTTGAAGAGATTCAATCATGGACAAAACAAAATGGGAATTGTCAAGAACAAAGACTATTTAAGTTCAAGTCATTGTCATCGCCTTTATTTGAACCTTGCATGGAAAAGGGAAGCGGAAAAAGGTTAAGGAGAAGGCCTGCTGTTTGTCGGGGATTAATTAATGGAGGCGATGCTAACAACCTTAGTCTTAAAGACGTCGAATATGAGAGTTACTATGGCGcatcatttgaagaaaaacgtaaatttgaaaataaaagaaagtgtCGTAAGAAGGCTAATTTATAG